A window of the Ostrea edulis chromosome 1, xbOstEdul1.1, whole genome shotgun sequence genome harbors these coding sequences:
- the LOC125663962 gene encoding D-aspartate oxidase-like: MYNIAVVGGGIIGVSTALNIQKLLPTARVKIISEKFGQETTSWGAGGLFRPTSKFIQGVPEEQIKKWSRAGWEFYSSLAVSDKAKETGMQIVSGYVLSQTKVENAVYQDIVYSFHELSRESLLKLGFGHYNFGYQVTTIIAVVRTYLPWLFERFKENGGQTEQKRIDDLNELVGLYDVVVNCTGFGSRNLLGDTSIFPVRGQLLRVMAAVTVIGAGVVGLSTAVNIQRMIPSVRVTVVAEHVSEGTTSVGAGAIFRPTEDYLPGVDVGKAKKWIRDGWTHFSSLALSELASSAGVAITPSFMLSRTEIKDPLYKDVVFTFHELSSDEMRKLGFDKHFKFGYLVTTIVITTKIYIAWLLKRFLEGGGKIEQRRVSHINEFIGQGDVVVNCSALGSRHLFGDKKIYANRGQLVRVKAPWIKYCIYTDSDAYIIPNQDLVAVGGSRGDHNYDTCVSDADSKSMMERCCEICPSLKAAEIDHEWVGLRPIRSPLRIEKEIIKSDRGQLIVIHNYGHCSDGIALSWGTSIEAANYVRGCLELHSKL; this comes from the exons ATGTACAACATAGCTGTAGTGGGCGGAGGCATCATTGGAGTGTCAACAGCTCTCAATATACAGAAACTTCTGCCAACGGCTAGAGTGAAAATAATCTCAGAAAAATTCGGACAGGAAACCACCAGTTGGGGCGCTGGAGGATTGTTTCGGCCAACCAGCAAATTCATTCAAGGAGTCCCAGAGGAGCAGATAAA AAAATGGTCCCGGGCCGGCTGGGAATTTTATTCTTCGTTAGCGGTGTCCGACAAGGCCAAAGAGACAGGAATGCAGATAGTTTCTGGTTACGTACTTAGTCAAACGAAGGTTGAG AATGCAGTGTATCAGGATATAGTGTACAGCTTTCACGAACTGAGTAGGGAGTCGCTTTTAAAACTTGGATTTGGACATTATAA CTTTGGCTACCAAGTTACAACAATTATTGCTGTAGTCAGGACGTACCTACCATGGCTGTTTGAGAG ATTCAAAGAAAATGGGGGACAAACTGAACAGAAGAGAATTGATGATTTGAATGAA TTGGTCGGTTTGTACGATGTGGTTGTCAACTGTACTGGATTTGGAAGTCGCAATTTGTTAGGAGACACATCCATATTTCCTGTTCGCGGCCAGTTACTCAGG GTGATGGCTGCCGTGACAGTGATTGGAGCGGGTGTCGTCGGCCTCTCTACCGCCGTCAACATCCAGCGTATGATTCCTTCTGTCAGAGTTACTGTTGTAGCTGAGCATGTATCAGAAGGAACAACGAGTGTTGGAGCTGGCGCCATCTTCAGGCCGACTGAAGACTATCTTCCGGGTGTCGATGTAGGAAAGGCCAA GAAATGGATACGGGATGGATGGACTCATTTTTCCTCATTGGCTTTGTCTGAACTCGCTAGTTCGGCGGGGGTCGCTATAACACCTTCCTTTATGTTAAGTAGGACAGAGATCAAG GATCCTCTGTATAAAGATGTCGTGTTCACATTTCACGAATTAAGCTCAGATGAAATGAGAAAACTAGGGTTTGACAAACATTTCAA GTTTGGATATCTTGTTACAACAATTGtgataacaacaaaaatatatatagcgTGGCTTCTCAAAAG ATTTCTGGAAGGTGGCGGTAAAATTGAACAGAGGCGAGTTTCGCATATAAATGAG TTTATAGGACAGGGCGACGTCGTTGTGAACTGTTCTGCCTTAGGAAGTCGCCATCTGTTTGGAGACAAAAAGATATATGCAAATCGAGGCCAACTTGTGAGa GTAAAGGCGCCGTGGATAAAGTACTGCATTTATACAGACAGCGATGCATATATCATACCGAA TCAGGATTTGGTAGCTGTAGGAGGCAGCAGAGGAGACCATAACTATGATACTTGTGTCAGTGATGCAGATTCTAAATCAATGATGGAGAGATGTTGCGAAATATGTCCATCCTTGAAG GCGGCAGAAATTGATCATGAATGGGTAGGACTGAGGCCTATTCGCTCTCCTCTTagaattgaaaaagaaatcatcaAATCAGACCGAGGACAGCTGATT